CTTGTAGTACTGCGCGGCGAACATCTGGTGCTGGCCCACGTCGGAGGTCACAAAGGCGTCGCCCTTGGTCACTTCGCACAGGGTTTCGATCACGGTTTGTGGCTTGATGACGCTGCCGTCGCCCTTGTCATAAGGGAACAGGCCGCGATCACCGCGCCATTCGTCGATCTGCTTCCACCAGCTGGCAACGGATTCCTTGTTCGGCGTCTCGCCGATGTCCTTCAGTGCAGCGACCATTTCGGTCAGCACACTTTCCACAGGACCTACGATCGGCACGTCGGCCTTGATGGTCTTGGAGATGGATGCCGGGTCGATGTCGATGTGGATGATCTTGGCATTCGGGCAAAATTTGCTCGCGCCGTTGATCACACGGTCATCGAACCGTGCACCTACTGCCAGGATCACGTCAGCGTGGTGCATGGCCAGGTTGGCGGTGTAGCTGCCGTGCATACCCAGCATGCCGACGAACTGACGGTCGGTGCCCGGGAATGCGCCAAGGCCCATCAGGGTGTTGGTCACCGGCAGGTTGAGCAGCTTGGCCAATTCGGTCAACGGTGCGGAACCGCCGCCCAGAATCACGCCACCGCCCGAGTACAACACAGGACGCTTGGCCGCCAGGAGCATTTCTGCCGCCTTGCGGATTTGCCCCGAGTGCCCACGCACGGCCGGGCTGTAGGAACGCAGCTTGGCTTTCTTCGGGAAGATGTATTCGAATTTTTCCGCCGGGTTGGTCATGTCTTTCGGGATATCGACCACAACAGGGCCCGGACGACCGGACTGTGCGAGGTAGAAGGCCTTTTTCATGACTTCCGGGATTTCCGAGGGATGCTTGATCATGAAGCTGTGTTTCACGATCGGCCGGGAGATACCGATCATGTCGGTTTCCTGGAATGCATCGGTGCCTACCATGGTGCTGGGCACCTGGCCGGAAATGATCACCATCGGGATGGAGTCCATATACGCAGTCGCGATGCCGGTAATGGCATTGGTTGCGCCTGGGCCGGACGTTACCAGTACCACGCCGGCTTTACCGGTGGCACGGGCGTAACCGTCAGCCATATGGGTCGCGGCCTGTTCGTGGCGAACCAGGATGTGGGTAACAGCCGGTTCCTTGAACAGTGCGTCGTAGACATGCAGCAGAGCACCACCTGGGTACCCGTAGATATAGTCGACGCCTTCGTCACGCAAAAAGCGGACGAGCATCTCACCACCAGATAAAAGCTCCACGTTGTTCACCTCTAAAACGCCAGAATACCGTCCGTTGAAAACCGACGGGTCTTAATAGGTTTACTTCTCAACAGAGCATGAGCGACGGTGGTCGCCGACTACGTCAGCACTGACTGAGCAAGTATTGGGATCGTCCCAAGTGTTGCGGGCTTTTCCCACCCAGCGCGAGGTAACGCGTTGCGGGTGTAACAGGTCGGCGCGGATGTGCGCCTCATGATCTGCTGAGCGGGCCTGCTTCTGGCAGTCCCGATACAGCGGACTTTGGATTCTTCTGTTTCAGGCCCTTCAAGTCAAGCAATAATTGCGCTTTTTTCCAACTAAGCGCATGAGAACGTAGGAGAAAGGGCTTTGAGGAGGGATAAAACTCGCCTGAATGTCGTCAAGCGGTAGAAATGTGCGCAAGACTGCCGGAAAAACCGGCAGTCAGGCAATTAACGAGCGTCGACGATCAATTGGTCGAACTTTTTCAGCGCATTACGCAAGCCAAGGCTCTCTTGCGGGCGGTCGGCATAGACCATCTCGGCCATTTCCAGAATACCCGAGGCATTGGGCAGCGGCAGGTCCTGTTCGAGGATCTGCTTCATGCGCACCAGGAAGATCCACTGCAACCACTGGTGGAAATCCAGGGTATCCACGGAAAACGGCTCGACACTGCCGAGCGCCTCGGCGCTGGGGGACACATCGTCCCACCAGCCCTGCACGCGCAACTCTCGCTCTATGAGCAACAACTGTTCGGCGATGGCGGGAAAGCGTGCATCCATCAGAGGCTGACCTTGGCTTTTTGACGCGCCTGGGCAGCACCGGCGGCATCGCCTTGCGCGGCACGCGCGTCGCCAATCAACGCCCACAGGCTGGCTTGCAGGTCGGGACGGCCGTTGGCGAGCGACAAGCCGCGACGGGCGAACTGCTCGGCCTGCGGTGCATCACCCTGGGCCATGCGTACCTGGGCCAGGCGATATAGCACTTGCGGCTCACGCGGCGCAACGCGTTGGGCACGCTCAAGACTCGACGACGCACCGTTCAAATCACCGCCCGCCTGCTGTTGCTGGGCAGTGGTCAACAACGCCAGCACCGGGCCATCCAGTTGCTCATCAGCCGACAGGCCACTGCCGTTGGACGAGGATGGAATGCCACTCGGCGTCGATGGCATGTTGTAGCTGCCCTGGTTGATCGGGGCCGCCTGGATCGGCGTGGTATCGATCGGGCCGGAAGTGCTTGGCCCTGGGGTCCATGGCTCGGCACTGATCGGTGCCGATGTCGCTGCGCCACCGCCTGGCACCATCACTACCACACCCGAATCCTGCGGCACCGCCTGTGGTTTGGCTTGGGCAGGACGATTGGTCACGGTCTGGCGGAAACCGCCATTCGCCGAAATCCGATCGTTATTGGAGACGGCCGTGCTCGAGTCCACCACGGGAATGGAGCCGCGCTGCACGCTGGAGCAACCGCCGAGCAAAGCCAGAGCTGTAATAGCTGGAAACAACCACTTGTTCACTTGAAACCCTCTTTGCTTAATTCATCCAGCCCTTGACCCAATCCATCACCGATTCCGCATCTGCAGGGGCACTGCCACCGCACGCGGCGCCGGGTGGCGGTTCGCTGCCGCGAATATACGGCATCTGCACCGCGCCCGGACAGTTGGCATCGGAGCCCTGCCCCGTGTGTGGATCGATCCAGGCCTGCACGATGTTATCCGGCTGCGGCATATTCAACGGCAACGGGTCGGCCTTACGCATGAAACTGGTCCAGACCTGCAACGCACCGGTCGCACCGGTGAATGGCGTCTTGCCGTTATCGTCACGCCCCAGCCACACCACTGCCAGCACATCCTGGCCGAAACCGGCAAACCAGCTGTCACGCGAATCGTTACTGGTGCCGGTCTTGCCCGCCAACGTCAGGTTCGCTGGCAGCACGCTGTAGACCGAACGCCCGGTACCTTCACGCATCACGCGCTGCATGGCGTTCTGGATCAGGTAGATGGAACCTGCGTCAAACCGCTGCTGAATCTGGAACGGGTAGCGTTTGAGCGGCTCGCCCTCCGCGGTCAATACACTGCGGATCCCGCGCATCGGCGTATTGAAGCCACCGTTGGCAAGGGTCTGGTACATGGTCGCAACTTCCATCGGCGTCATTGCGCCAGCGCCCAGCAGGATCGACGGGAAGGCAGGGAACTCACGGGTGACACCCAGCCGCGCGATGGTCTTGAGGACATTCGGTACGCCGACTTCAAGGCCCAGACGCGACGTGGAAATGTTGTAGGAGTGCGCAATACCCTGATACAGGAACACCGTACCGTGGGAGCGACGGTCGAAGTTCTGCGGCGTCCACACCTGGCCATCAGCCCCTTTGACCGACAGCGGATCATCCGACAACCAACTGGTCAGGGTGTACTTGCTCGGTTTTTCCAAGGCGGTCAGGTAAACGGCGGGCTTGACCAGCGAGCCGATCGGCCGCACCGCATCCAGTGCGCGGTTGAAGCCGGCAAAGCTAGCCTGACGGCTGCCGATCATGGCCTGTACTTCACCGGTCTCCGGGTTGGTCACCACCATGGCCGCTTCGACTTCAT
The genomic region above belongs to Pseudomonas azotoformans and contains:
- a CDS encoding acetolactate synthase 3 large subunit translates to MELLSGGEMLVRFLRDEGVDYIYGYPGGALLHVYDALFKEPAVTHILVRHEQAATHMADGYARATGKAGVVLVTSGPGATNAITGIATAYMDSIPMVIISGQVPSTMVGTDAFQETDMIGISRPIVKHSFMIKHPSEIPEVMKKAFYLAQSGRPGPVVVDIPKDMTNPAEKFEYIFPKKAKLRSYSPAVRGHSGQIRKAAEMLLAAKRPVLYSGGGVILGGGSAPLTELAKLLNLPVTNTLMGLGAFPGTDRQFVGMLGMHGSYTANLAMHHADVILAVGARFDDRVINGASKFCPNAKIIHIDIDPASISKTIKADVPIVGPVESVLTEMVAALKDIGETPNKESVASWWKQIDEWRGDRGLFPYDKGDGSVIKPQTVIETLCEVTKGDAFVTSDVGQHQMFAAQYYKFDKPNRWINSGGLGTMGFGFPAAMGVKLSFPDTDVACVTGEGSIQMNIQELSTCLQYGLPVKIVCLNNGVLGMVRQWQDMSYNSRHSHSYMESLPDFVKLVEAYGHVGIRITDLKDLKPKMEEAFAMKDRLVFIDIKVDTSEHVYPMQIKDGSMRDMWLNKTERT
- a CDS encoding YqcC family protein, which gives rise to MDARFPAIAEQLLLIERELRVQGWWDDVSPSAEALGSVEPFSVDTLDFHQWLQWIFLVRMKQILEQDLPLPNASGILEMAEMVYADRPQESLGLRNALKKFDQLIVDAR
- a CDS encoding tetratricopeptide repeat protein, producing the protein MNKWLFPAITALALLGGCSSVQRGSIPVVDSSTAVSNNDRISANGGFRQTVTNRPAQAKPQAVPQDSGVVVMVPGGGAATSAPISAEPWTPGPSTSGPIDTTPIQAAPINQGSYNMPSTPSGIPSSSNGSGLSADEQLDGPVLALLTTAQQQQAGGDLNGASSSLERAQRVAPREPQVLYRLAQVRMAQGDAPQAEQFARRGLSLANGRPDLQASLWALIGDARAAQGDAAGAAQARQKAKVSL